Proteins from one Mauremys mutica isolate MM-2020 ecotype Southern chromosome 14, ASM2049712v1, whole genome shotgun sequence genomic window:
- the MMP15 gene encoding matrix metalloproteinase-15 has protein sequence MGGSPTGLPGWSLHPTGSGKMLGWSLLLLLASLGRSEAAEAGEVSAEAWLRLYGYLPQSSRQMSTMRSAQILASALSEMQRFYGITVTGVLDEETKLWMKRPRCGVPDQFGVQIKANMRRKRYALTGRRWSQTHLTFSIQNYTDKLGRYHSYEAVRRAFRVWEQATPLVFQEVPYDDIRHKRRKEADIMVLFASGFHGDSSPFDGVGGFLAHAYFPGPGMGGDTHFDSDEPWTLENTDVSGNNLFLVAIHELGHSLGLEHSSNPSAIMAPFYQWMDTENFQLPEDDLKGIQQLYGAPDGQPQPTRPLPTVTPRGPGKPDHRPPKPPPPGKPDRPPKPGNPDRPRTTDRPEQYGPNICDGEFDTVAVLRGEMFVFKGRWFWRVRHNRVLDNYPMPIGHFWRGLPGDIDAAYERHDGKFVFFKGDRYWLFREANLEPGYPQPLTSYGQGIPYDKIDTAIWWEPTGHTFFFRGDRYWRFNEETHSVDPGYPKLITVWVGIPPTPKGAFLSSDASYTYFYKGTKYWKFDNERLKTEPGYPKSILRDFMGCHEAPAPDPDPGHRWPDLDRPPFNPDGRGTDAEREGDEGEAEARPSDREEQEEEEEDYSGPTQGNGNDVDIVVQIDKYTRTMSIVMVMVPLVLLLCVLGLIYAIIQMHRKGAPRMLLYCKRSLQEWV, from the exons GCCTGGCTCCGGCTGTATGGCTACCTCCCGCAGTCCAGCCGGCAGATGTCCACCATGCGGTCGGCGCAGATCCTGGCCTCCGCACTCTCCGAGATGCAGAGGTTCTATGGGATCACGGTGACCGGCGTCCTGGATGAGGAGACCAAGCT GTGGATGAAGCGGCCCCGCTGTGGTGTCCCGGATCAGTTTGGAGTCCAGATCAAAGCCAACATGCGGCGGAAGCGGTACGCGCTCACCGGGCGGCGCTGGAGCCAAACCCACCTGACCTTCAG CATCCAGAACTACACGGATAAGCTGGGGCGGTACCACTCGTACGAGGCCGTTCGCCGAGCCTTCCGGGTGTGGGAGCAGGCCACGCCCCTCGTCTTCCAAGAGGTCCCCTACGATGACATCAGGcacaagaggaggaaggaggccgACATCATGGTGCTCTTCGCCTCCGGTTTCCACGGAGACAGCTCCCCCTTCGATGGCGTGGGGGGCTTCCTCGCCCACGCCTATTTCCCCGGCCCTGGGATGGGAGGGGACACGCACTTCGACTCGGATGAGCCCTGGACACTGGAAAACACCGACGTGTCTG GCAACAATCTTTTCCTGGTGGCCATCCACGAGCTGGGGCActcgctggggctggagcactccaGCAACCCCAGCGCCATCATGGCCCCCTTCTACCAGTGGATGGACACGGAGAACTTCCAGCTGCCCGAGGACGACCTCAAGGGCATCCAGCAGCTGTACG gTGCCCCTGATGGGCAGCCCCAGCCCACCCGGCCCCTCCCTACGGTGACTCCCCGCGGCCCTGGAAAGCCAGACCACAGACCCCCCAAGCCACCTCCCCCCGGTAAACCAGATCGGCCCCCGAAACCAGGCAACCCGGACCGGCCCAGAACCACTGACCGGCCCGAGCAGTACGGGCCCAACATCTGTGATGGGGAGTTCGACACCGTGGCTGTGCTGCGCGGGGAAATGTTTGTGTTTAAG GGCCGATGGTTCTGGAGGGTTCGCCATAACCGGGTGCTGGACAACTACCCCATGCCCATCGGGCACTTCTGGAGGGGCCTCCCCGGGGACATCGACGCCGCCTACGAGAGGCACGACGGCAAATTCGTGTTCTTCAAAG gggaTCGGTACTGGCTCTTCCGAGAGGCAAACCTGGAGCCCGGGTACCCGCAGCCCCTCACCAGCTATGGGCAGGGCATTCCCTACGACAAGATCGACACTGCCATCTGGTGGGAGCCCACGGGACACACCTTCTTCTTCCGCGGGGACAG GTACTGGCGCTTTAACGAGGAGACCCACTCCGTGGATCCTGGCTACCCGAAGCTGATCACCGTGTGGGTGGGAATCCCTCCCACGCCCAAGGGGGCCTTCTTGAGCTCGGATGCCT CGTACACCTATTTCTACAAAGGCACCAAGTACTGGAAGTTCGACAATGAGCGGTTGAAGACGGAGCCGGGGTACCCCAAGTCCATCCTGCGGGACTTCATGGGCTGCCACGAGGCACCTGCGCCGGACCCCGACCCTGGGCACCGATGGCCTGACCTGGACAGACCTCCCTTCAACCCGGACGGCAGGGGCACGGACGCCGAGCGCGAGGGGGACGAAGGGGAGGCCGAAGCACGCCCCAGCGACcgagaggagcaggaggaggaggaggaggactacAGCGGCCCTACCCAGGGCAACGGCAACGACGTGGACATCGTGGTGCAGATAGACAAGTACACGCGGACCATGAGCATCGTCATGGTGATGGTGCccctggtgctgctgctttgCGTTCTGGGCCTCATCTACGCCATCATCCAGATGCACAGGAAGGGGGCCCCTCGGATGCTGCTCTACTGCAAACGCTCCTTGCAGGAGTGGGTCTGA